The genomic window CACCGTCGTCGGGTCCATCTGCATCCAGGATGAGGCGAGGCCGGACTTCGGCGGCGGTGGCCAGAGTACGGGTGGCAATCGGTTCGAACGTGACGAGACCACGGCGTGCCCATGGTTCTACGCCGACGTGCTGATCGATGTCGGCGAAGGCAACACCGCGACACTGCAAGCGCGGGACAACACCTGGTTTCGGGACACGGTCGAGGTCGATCTGAAGAGCGGCACGGTCGAGTGCAACCTGGCCCCGACGACTTCGTCCTTGGCACCTATGACTGAGTTGAAAACGAGCGGAGTGCCTGATGGCGTTGCGCAGGTTCCTGCCGATAGATCTGCCGGTGGTGGCGCACCGCATCTTCGGAGCCAGCCATGGCGAAGGCACCGTCTGGTCCGCGGAAGACCCGATCGCGGCGGCGCTGCCGCAGGACGACGCCGGTACGATGGTGTCCGATTACAACATCATGCGCGCCCGGAAAGCTCCGAGCGGCGGCGCAGGGACGCGATCTTCCCGCGGGCGGAGCCGGGTCGTTCCGGCACCCCGGGCCCGGTACCGCCGTTCGATCGACCAGATACGGGATCTGTTCGACCGGGGCGGGCGGTCTGAAGCCAGCGGCGAGCGATCGGTCAACGCCATCTGGGCGCAGGCTCAGATCCATTTCCGCCTGATCGCCATCGTCGATCATGCCGTGCGCAGCGACGACGCGCTGCTGATGGGCGGCTTCCAGAGCTACGCGCGGCGGCTCAATCAGGTCGGCGTGGTCAACGCCTATTTCGTCAGGGCGCTGGACGGCGCCGCTGGGTATGGCGTGTCGACACCGTGGCCGCACGACGCCGCCAAGGCGCCCGCCTATGTGGTGATCGGCGACCGCGAGGAGACCGCCTTCGACTGGGACGATGCCGTCTGGATCCTGGCGCACGAGCTGGGACATTCGTTGTCGCTGCCGCATGGGGGCGACAGCGGCAACCTGATGTGGCCCTGGGTCGGCGCATCGGGCGAGGGGCTCAGACCCGTGCAGGCCATGCTCTGCGCGCGACTACGCCAAGCGATATGCGCATGGCATACGGGCCTTCGCGCCGCCAGCCCGGCCTTCGCGGCGTTGCTGGCGGATGCGAGTCGGAGCCCGCCACATGAGGGCCTACATGGACACTTCCTGGCGCTTCGGGAGTTGACGCTATGGCGCGAGCCACCCGGAAATCCCCTGACCGGCGAGCGGCGGTGCTGCAGTTTCTCAGCGCCACCGAAATCGACGACAGCATCGTCAGCGGCCTGTTGCGGATCGAGGGCGCAAGGGCGGTGCTGGCCGGTGTCGCCAAAGGCGAGATCGGCGCGTCGGGCTATCAGGTCGGCAATGCCATCCACGTCCTCGGCCGCCTGCGGGAAAGCGATGCAATTCCCCATCTCCTGTCGGTGCTGGAGAAGGCGGACGCTCCGCAGCGCCTGCGCGCTCTGGCAGCCCTGGCCAGGATCGGACCCGACGAGCGGGCCGTTGCCGCGCTCAAGACCGTCGCGCGGGACCGGAAGGCGGAGCCAGCGGAAATCGCCTTTGCGCTGCGCGCGCTCGAACGAGGCGCCGACAGGTCCCTGGCTGACGAATTTGCGAAGCAGCCTCCGCGCCACGGTACCGACTCCGGGGTATCCGAATCCCTGGCACGTCTGGTCGCCACGGCGCGCCGGCGACCTGTCGGGCGCGCAACGGGCAAGCCCGCGTAGGCCCCGGGGCGCACACAAAGCGTGAGAAACAGGGCCGGGCGGTGCGCCAGTCACGCGAAGGGCGGCTTGCGCCGCCCTTCTCTTCGCTTCTCTCCGGCGCGGCTGCGCGCCTGGATCAGCCGGCCTTCAGCACGGACTCGGTGATCTCGCTGTCGTCGGCCAGCGGACGCTCCGGCTGCAGCTTCAGCTTCTTCAACTCGGCATGATAGGCGGCAACCGCCTTCTTCGGCTTCACCGAGCCGGCGATCACCCACGCATCAGGCGCACCAGCGGCACCGGCGCCACCGCCAGGTTGATCTTGCGCCCGAACAGCGCGACCCGGCCGCCGTATTTCTGGGTCTGGTGGACCAGCTCGAAGGTATCGCGGGTGGTGCCCTTGCCGCCGCCGAGGATGCCGACGACCAGCCGCGACGGATCGTAGCTGGCCAGTTCCTCCAGCGCCGCCGGACCGTTGTAGACCATCTTCAGGAAGGCCGGAAAATCGGCCGAGGTCACACCGGCGAGCGCGCGCACGATGCAGTCGTTGACGAAGGTACCGAGGTCGACGCCGTCGCGCAGGCCCACGTCGAAGGCCGGGTTGAACACCTCGAGGAAATGCTCCAGGCCATGGCCCGCCGCTTCGGCGCGGAACTTCTTGTATTCGACCAGCTGCTCCAGGTCGCGGTCGCGGTCGTTGGAGAAGGTGACCGAATAGAGGCCCAGGCTGGCGATGCCGCGCACCCTGCTGAGGTCGAGCGTGCGGAACGGCCGCGAGGCGCTCTCGCGATAGGCGCCGCCGCGCTGCGACCAGATGCAGGTGGTGTCGTTGTAGCGTACGGCCGGGGTCACCCCGGTGCGGGCGAACACGCCCTCGTGCGCCAGAATCTCGCAGGTCGAGGCCGAGCACAGCAGGATGTCGAGCAGGCCGCTCTCCGCCATCTCGGTCATGGCGTCGAGGTACTGGCGGCGGTTCTTCAGGCCCTTGCCGGACGGGTCGGGCCCGGGCGCCGCCCGGCCGAAGCCCATGTCGCCGTCCTTGGCGTCGGCAATGATGAAATCGGCCGGCGTGTAGCGGCCGGCACGGATGTTGGCGAGCTTCGCGTTCAGGGAGGCCATCGGTCATCTGCTCCTGGGCCCGATCGGGCCCGCGGTCGGTGGGATTGAAAGGCTGGCGCGGCGGCGGGTCGAAGCGGACGTCCCGCCCGAACGGGCCGGACAATGGCGCAATTGCAGGCAGATTGCTACTGTTGTATCGCCGCACGAACAAATGAGACGTTCGGATTTGGCCGGGGCCGCCAGGTCCCGATGCCGGTTGCCGGCGCGCGCGTCGACATGCTTTCTAGCGTGGCGCGACTTGGGTCGGCGTCGCGCATGGCGGAGGGGAGGCCGCAACCGATGATGGACCCGAAGAGCGAGGCGACGACGTGAGCGCGCCGTCCGCGCCACTGCTGGTGGGACTCGACGCCGGGACCACACGCGTCCGCGCCCTGGTGTTCGATGCCGAGACCTGCCGGCCGGTGGCCGAGGGCTCGCAGCCGACGCCGATGGACTATCCGCATCCGGGTTGGGCCGGCTACGAGACCGAGGCGCTGTGGCGCGCTGCGGCCGCGGCCATTCGCCAGGCGCTGGCCGGCGTCGACGACCCGCGGCGAATCGTCGGCATCGGCACCTCCAGCGTCGGCGAGACCGGGATCGGCCTCGACGCGGCCGGCGAGCCGACCGCGCCGGCGATCGCCTGGTTCGACAAGCGCTCGCACGCCGAGTGCGAGGACCTGCGCGCCCGCCACGGCGACGATGCGCTGACGCTGAGGACCGGCATGCGGCTGGACCCGATCGCCGGACTGCCGAAAATGCTGTGGTTCAAGCGCAACCACCCCGACGCCTTCGCCCGCACCGCCCACTGGCTCACGGTCGCC from Alphaproteobacteria bacterium includes these protein-coding regions:
- a CDS encoding HEAT repeat domain-containing protein, which encodes MARATRKSPDRRAAVLQFLSATEIDDSIVSGLLRIEGARAVLAGVAKGEIGASGYQVGNAIHVLGRLRESDAIPHLLSVLEKADAPQRLRALAALARIGPDERAVAALKTVARDRKAEPAEIAFALRALERGADRSLADEFAKQPPRHGTDSGVSESLARLVATARRRPVGRATGKPA